In one Mycobacterium heckeshornense genomic region, the following are encoded:
- the lpqV gene encoding lipoprotein LpqV translates to MIASCASADHEATAPPPATLEPLPATSPPPPGAIGVSPGGVTTKVDVPADSSQDEYALACRAAKQWMASRGGDPHTQIEPYLATLQSPTAKPGTATFNRPWAQLTPGQQAAVIVAVQAAADDQCG, encoded by the coding sequence ATGATTGCGAGCTGCGCCTCAGCCGACCACGAGGCCACGGCACCTCCGCCCGCCACCTTGGAGCCCTTGCCCGCGACGAGTCCGCCGCCGCCGGGTGCCATCGGCGTCTCGCCGGGCGGGGTCACCACCAAGGTCGACGTGCCCGCTGACTCGTCACAGGACGAATACGCGCTGGCCTGCCGCGCCGCCAAGCAGTGGATGGCCAGTCGTGGCGGCGACCCGCACACACAGATCGAGCCGTATCTGGCGACCCTGCAGTCGCCGACCGCAAAGCCCGGCACGGCCACGTTCAACCGGCCGTGGGCGCAGCTGACGCCCGGCCAGCAAGCGGCAGTGATCGTCGCGGTCCAGGCGGCCGCAGACGACCAGTGTGGCTAA
- a CDS encoding cysteine dioxygenase has translation MVPANPAVLRTASFPPVSGPTRLRVPDLLYATDRAADSVLSGHYDHLLPPTGVPADERWFSRIHGDEELDIWLISWVPGHATELHDHGGSLGALTLLSGSLDEFRWEGDQLRCRRLHAGDQAGFPLGWVHDVVWAPPPVAAPAGPTLSVHAYSPPLTAMSYYDVTERNTLRRRRTELTDLMP, from the coding sequence ATGGTTCCCGCCAACCCCGCCGTGCTGCGGACAGCCAGTTTCCCGCCGGTTTCCGGCCCCACCCGGCTACGGGTGCCGGACCTGTTGTATGCGACGGATCGGGCCGCCGACAGCGTGCTCAGCGGCCATTACGACCATCTGCTGCCGCCGACCGGGGTGCCGGCTGACGAGCGCTGGTTCAGCCGCATCCACGGTGACGAAGAACTCGACATCTGGCTGATCAGCTGGGTGCCCGGGCATGCCACCGAGCTGCATGACCACGGCGGGTCGCTGGGGGCGTTGACGTTGCTGTCCGGTTCTCTCGACGAATTCCGTTGGGAGGGCGATCAACTGCGGTGTCGGCGGCTGCACGCGGGCGATCAAGCCGGGTTCCCGCTGGGCTGGGTGCACGACGTGGTGTGGGCTCCGCCGCCGGTCGCTGCGCCGGCCGGCCCGACACTGAGCGTGCATGCGTACTCGCCTCCGCTGACCGCGATGTCGTACTACGACGTCACTGAACGCAACACGTTGCGCCGCCGGCGCACCGAATTGACCGACCTGATGCCATGA
- a CDS encoding rhodanese-like domain-containing protein, giving the protein MTSRIDRMLGNARARLCRLTAEQLPGAIRRGAVLVDIRPQAQRAVEGEIPGALVVERNVLEWRCDPTSDARLPHAVDDDVEWVIICSEGYTSSLAAAALQDLGLRRATDVVGGFRALVDAGVLNDA; this is encoded by the coding sequence ATGACCAGCCGGATAGATCGGATGCTTGGTAACGCCCGGGCCCGGTTGTGCCGGCTTACCGCCGAGCAGTTGCCCGGCGCGATCCGCCGCGGCGCCGTGCTCGTCGACATCCGTCCGCAGGCCCAGCGCGCCGTCGAAGGGGAGATACCGGGCGCGCTGGTCGTTGAACGCAACGTCCTGGAATGGCGATGCGATCCGACCAGCGACGCTCGGCTGCCACACGCCGTCGACGACGACGTCGAGTGGGTGATCATCTGCTCGGAGGGCTACACGTCGAGTCTGGCCGCGGCCGCGCTGCAAGACCTGGGTCTACGCCGGGCCACCGATGTGGTCGGCGGCTTTCGGGCGCTGGTAGACGCCGGTGTGCTCAACGATGCGTAA
- a CDS encoding enoyl-CoA hydratase: protein MTEKDWATILVERDGRVGTITLNRPQALNALNSQMMNEVTCAATEFDGDPDIGAIIITGSAKAFAAGADIKEMASLTFADVFDADYFATWAKLAAVRTPTIAAVAGHALGGGCELAMMCDLLIAADTAKFGQPEIKLGVLPGMGGSQRLTRAIGKAKAMDLILTGRTIDAAEAERSGLVSRVVPADDLLTEAKAVATTIAQMSLSATRMAKEAVNRAFESTLAEGLLYERRLFHSAFATSDQSEGMAAFIEKRPANFTHR, encoded by the coding sequence ATGACCGAAAAAGACTGGGCAACCATCCTGGTCGAACGCGACGGACGCGTCGGTACCATCACGCTGAACCGGCCGCAGGCGCTTAACGCGCTAAACAGCCAGATGATGAATGAAGTTACCTGTGCAGCAACAGAATTCGACGGCGATCCGGATATCGGCGCGATCATCATCACCGGTTCGGCGAAGGCATTTGCCGCCGGCGCGGACATCAAAGAGATGGCCAGCCTGACGTTCGCCGATGTGTTCGACGCTGACTATTTCGCCACCTGGGCCAAGCTGGCCGCGGTGCGCACCCCGACGATCGCCGCGGTGGCGGGACACGCACTCGGCGGCGGCTGCGAGCTGGCCATGATGTGTGACCTGCTGATCGCCGCTGACACAGCGAAATTCGGTCAGCCCGAAATCAAGCTTGGCGTGTTGCCCGGTATGGGCGGCTCGCAGCGGCTGACTCGGGCCATCGGCAAAGCCAAGGCCATGGACCTCATCCTGACCGGCCGAACCATCGATGCGGCCGAGGCCGAACGCAGCGGTCTGGTCTCGCGTGTCGTGCCGGCCGACGACTTGCTCACCGAGGCCAAGGCCGTCGCCACTACCATCGCGCAAATGTCGTTGTCGGCGACCCGGATGGCCAAGGAAGCCGTCAACCGTGCGTTCGAATCCACCCTCGCTGAAGGACTTCTCTACGAACGCCGGCTATTCCATTCAGCTTTCGCGACCAGCGACCAGTCCGAGGGTATGGCGGCGTTCATCGAGAAACGCCCCGCAAACTTTACGCATCGTTGA
- a CDS encoding enoyl-CoA hydratase/isomerase family protein, with amino-acid sequence MTGESDEILTRIHDGVGIVTLNRPKAINSLTQNMVTAFSAILSDWEHDDAVRTVVLEGAGERGLCAGGDVVAIYHSARADGVAARRFWRDEYQLDAQIGRFTKPYVSLMDGIVMGGGVGVGAHANTRVVTDTTSMAMPEVGIGFIPDVGGTYLLSRAPGSLGLHAALTGAPFSGADAIAMGFADHYVPHAMLDAFIRAIIADGVERAVAGHAVEPPPSDLAAQQDWIDQCYAGDSVADIVAALRGHEASAANDAADLIATRSPIALSVTLEAVRRAAKLDTLEDVLVQDYRVSCAALRSHDLVEGIRAQLIDKDRNPKWSPASLDEVSAADVDAYFAPVDDDLKF; translated from the coding sequence GTGACGGGCGAATCCGACGAGATCCTGACCCGCATCCACGACGGTGTCGGCATCGTGACCCTCAACCGCCCCAAGGCGATCAACTCGCTGACCCAGAACATGGTCACCGCGTTCAGCGCAATTCTCAGCGATTGGGAACACGACGACGCGGTGCGCACCGTAGTTCTCGAAGGGGCCGGCGAGCGCGGATTGTGCGCCGGAGGCGATGTCGTGGCGATCTACCACAGTGCACGCGCCGACGGCGTTGCGGCACGGCGATTCTGGCGCGACGAATATCAGCTCGACGCGCAGATCGGCCGTTTCACCAAGCCGTATGTGTCGTTGATGGACGGCATCGTGATGGGCGGCGGTGTCGGTGTGGGCGCGCACGCCAACACCCGAGTGGTGACCGATACGACGAGCATGGCGATGCCGGAGGTGGGCATCGGATTCATTCCCGACGTCGGCGGCACCTACCTGCTGTCGCGGGCGCCCGGATCGCTGGGCCTGCATGCCGCACTGACCGGCGCGCCGTTTTCCGGCGCCGACGCCATCGCGATGGGATTCGCCGACCACTACGTGCCGCACGCCATGCTGGACGCGTTCATTCGCGCGATCATCGCCGACGGCGTCGAACGGGCGGTCGCTGGCCATGCCGTCGAACCACCACCCAGTGACCTTGCAGCCCAACAGGATTGGATCGACCAGTGTTATGCCGGCGACTCCGTGGCCGACATCGTCGCCGCGCTACGCGGCCATGAGGCCTCCGCCGCCAACGACGCCGCCGACCTGATCGCCACCCGCTCGCCCATCGCGCTGTCGGTGACACTGGAGGCGGTGCGCCGCGCCGCAAAGCTGGACACCCTCGAGGATGTTTTGGTTCAGGACTACCGGGTGTCGTGCGCTGCACTGCGTTCCCACGATCTGGTCGAGGGCATCCGCGCCCAACTGATCGACAAGGACCGCAACCCGAAGTGGTCCCCGGCATCGCTCGACGAGGTCAGCGCAGCTGACGTTGACGCCTACTTCGCACCGGTCGACGACGACCTGAAGTTCTAG
- a CDS encoding Bax inhibitor-1/YccA family membrane protein has translation MRETSNPVFRSLPKQRGGYAQFGTGAAGAATQYGYQADPYVAPYDQRTGISRPLTIDDVVTKTGVTLAVLSAVAIASYFMVAANLAWAAPFTFIGGFGGLALVLIATLGRKQDNPGIVLTYAALEGLFLGAISFVLANIAVSSTSAGALIGQAILGTLGVFFGMLVVYKTGAIRVTPKFTRMIVAGLFGVLALMIGNLVLGMFGVGHGEGLGLRSGGPLAIIFSLVCIGLAAFSFLIDFDAADQMVRAGAPEKAAWGIALGLTVTLVWLYIEILRLLSYLQND, from the coding sequence GTGCGGGAGACTAGCAACCCGGTATTTCGTTCGCTGCCGAAGCAGAGGGGCGGATACGCGCAGTTCGGCACTGGCGCTGCCGGCGCCGCGACCCAGTACGGGTATCAGGCGGACCCCTATGTGGCTCCGTACGACCAGCGGACCGGTATTTCCCGTCCGCTGACCATTGACGACGTCGTCACCAAGACCGGTGTGACGCTGGCGGTGCTGTCGGCGGTTGCGATTGCTTCGTATTTCATGGTGGCGGCCAACCTTGCGTGGGCCGCGCCGTTCACCTTTATCGGCGGGTTCGGCGGATTGGCCCTGGTGCTGATCGCCACCCTGGGGCGCAAGCAGGACAACCCGGGGATCGTGCTGACTTACGCGGCACTGGAGGGCCTGTTCCTCGGTGCCATCTCATTTGTGCTGGCCAACATCGCGGTGTCGTCCACCAGCGCCGGAGCGCTGATCGGACAGGCGATTCTGGGCACCCTCGGGGTGTTCTTCGGCATGCTCGTGGTCTACAAAACCGGCGCCATCCGGGTCACCCCGAAATTCACCCGCATGATCGTTGCCGGGTTGTTCGGCGTGCTGGCTCTGATGATCGGCAACCTAGTCCTGGGCATGTTCGGTGTCGGCCACGGTGAGGGCTTGGGCCTGCGCAGCGGCGGGCCGTTGGCCATCATCTTCTCGCTGGTCTGCATTGGTCTGGCGGCGTTTAGCTTCCTTATCGACTTTGACGCGGCGGACCAGATGGTGCGCGCCGGGGCGCCGGAGAAGGCCGCGTGGGGCATTGCCCTCGGCTTGACCGTGACCCTGGTCTGGCTCTACATCGAGATCCTGCGTCTGCTGAGTTACCTGCAGAACGATTAG
- a CDS encoding acetyl-CoA C-acetyltransferase produces MPEAVIVSTARSPIGRAAKGSLVSMRPDDLAAQMVRAALDKVPALNPHQIDDLLMGCGQPGGESGFNIARVVAVQLGYDFLPGTTINRYCSSSLQTTRMAFHAIKAGEGDAFVSAGVETVSRFGKGTADSWPDTKNPVFAEAQQRTAAAAEGADEWHDPRADGALPDIYIAMGQTAENVALLTGISREDQDRWGVRSQNRAEEAIKSGFFEREIEPVTLPDGTTVSVDDGPRPGTTYEKVSQLKPVFRPNGTVTAGNACPLNDGAAAVVITSDIKAKELGLTPLARIVATGVSALSPEIMGLGPIEATKKALANARMSLRDIDLFEINEAFAVQVIGSARELGIDEDKLNVSGGAIALGHPFGMTGARITATLLNNLQTYDKTLGLETMCVGGGQGMAMIVERLS; encoded by the coding sequence GTGCCGGAAGCCGTCATCGTGTCAACTGCCCGCTCGCCGATCGGCCGCGCCGCCAAGGGATCGCTTGTCAGCATGCGGCCCGACGATTTGGCCGCCCAGATGGTGCGCGCGGCGCTCGACAAAGTCCCCGCGCTAAATCCTCATCAGATCGACGACCTATTGATGGGCTGCGGGCAACCCGGCGGTGAGTCTGGGTTCAACATTGCCCGCGTCGTCGCCGTTCAGCTGGGCTATGACTTCCTGCCCGGCACCACCATCAACCGCTATTGCTCGTCGTCGTTGCAAACCACGCGGATGGCCTTTCACGCCATCAAGGCCGGCGAAGGCGACGCGTTCGTTTCCGCCGGTGTTGAAACGGTGTCGCGATTCGGCAAAGGCACTGCGGACTCGTGGCCGGACACCAAGAACCCGGTTTTCGCCGAGGCCCAGCAACGCACCGCCGCAGCGGCCGAGGGCGCCGACGAATGGCACGATCCACGCGCCGACGGAGCACTGCCAGACATCTACATCGCGATGGGCCAGACCGCGGAAAACGTTGCTCTGCTGACCGGGATCAGCCGCGAAGACCAGGACCGTTGGGGCGTGCGCAGCCAGAACCGGGCCGAGGAGGCGATCAAGAGCGGGTTCTTCGAGCGCGAGATCGAGCCGGTCACCCTTCCCGATGGGACCACGGTCAGCGTCGATGACGGCCCCCGGCCAGGCACCACCTACGAAAAGGTGAGCCAGCTCAAGCCGGTGTTTCGGCCCAACGGCACCGTCACCGCAGGCAACGCCTGCCCGCTCAACGACGGCGCCGCCGCAGTGGTGATCACCAGCGACATCAAAGCCAAGGAGCTCGGGCTCACCCCGCTGGCCCGCATCGTGGCCACCGGGGTGAGCGCGCTTTCACCAGAGATCATGGGCTTGGGGCCGATCGAAGCCACCAAGAAAGCCCTGGCCAATGCCCGAATGTCGCTGCGCGACATCGACCTGTTCGAGATCAACGAAGCCTTCGCGGTCCAGGTGATCGGCTCGGCTCGCGAGCTGGGTATCGACGAGGACAAGCTCAACGTGTCTGGCGGGGCGATCGCGCTGGGCCACCCGTTCGGCATGACCGGTGCACGCATCACCGCCACGCTGTTGAACAACCTGCAGACCTACGACAAGACGCTCGGCCTGGAAACCATGTGCGTCGGCGGCGGTCAGGGCATGGCGATGATCGTCGAGCGGCTGTCGTAA
- a CDS encoding SGNH/GDSL hydrolase family protein, with translation MEIRAPRRSLIALAAAGALASTGTAYLGARNLLIGQARQARSVIPKAWDPPPRADGVYTPGRGPVERWHRGVPFDLHLMVFGDSTATGYGCRTADEVPGVLLARALAERTGKRVRLSTKAIVGATSKGLSGQVDAMFVAGPPPDAAVIMIGANDVTALNGIGPSARRLGAAVWRLRASGAVVVVATCPDFGVITAIPQPLRWLARTRGLRLARAQAAAVRAAGGVPVPLADLLVPHFRRSPEVLFSEDRYHPSAAGYALVADQLLPALCSALGESTRGLAAELPSTSGSARTGLGRARLRIVSRLWRRPTTGVPAPVVVPTGG, from the coding sequence GTGGAGATACGCGCGCCACGTCGATCGTTGATCGCGCTGGCCGCAGCGGGTGCACTAGCGTCGACCGGAACGGCCTACCTGGGCGCACGCAACCTGCTGATCGGCCAGGCGCGGCAGGCGCGCAGCGTCATTCCAAAGGCCTGGGATCCCCCGCCCCGCGCTGACGGCGTGTACACGCCCGGCCGCGGGCCGGTTGAGCGGTGGCATCGTGGCGTGCCCTTCGACCTACACCTGATGGTCTTCGGTGATTCGACAGCGACCGGCTACGGCTGCCGAACCGCCGACGAAGTTCCCGGCGTGCTGCTCGCGCGTGCGCTCGCCGAACGCACCGGCAAACGGGTCCGGCTGAGCACGAAGGCGATTGTGGGTGCCACCTCCAAAGGGCTGTCCGGCCAGGTCGACGCGATGTTCGTGGCCGGACCACCACCGGACGCGGCGGTGATCATGATTGGCGCCAACGACGTCACCGCCCTCAACGGCATCGGACCCTCGGCGCGTCGGCTGGGCGCCGCCGTGTGGCGGCTGCGCGCGAGCGGCGCGGTGGTAGTGGTTGCCACCTGCCCCGATTTCGGAGTGATCACCGCGATTCCGCAGCCGCTGCGCTGGCTGGCGCGCACCCGTGGTCTGCGGCTGGCGCGCGCCCAGGCCGCCGCCGTTCGAGCCGCCGGAGGGGTGCCAGTGCCGCTGGCGGATTTGCTCGTGCCGCACTTCCGGCGCTCCCCCGAGGTGCTGTTCTCCGAAGACCGCTACCACCCCTCAGCCGCCGGTTATGCGCTCGTCGCCGACCAACTGCTGCCGGCGTTGTGTTCCGCCTTAGGCGAGTCGACCCGCGGGTTGGCGGCCGAATTACCGTCAACGTCCGGTTCGGCGCGAACCGGTCTGGGTCGGGCCCGTCTTCGGATCGTGTCGCGGCTGTGGCGTCGGCCCACCACCGGTGTACCCGCACCCGTCGTCGTACCTACCGGCGGCTGA
- a CDS encoding alpha/beta hydrolase fold domain-containing protein, whose product MTAPSMVSGSPRGSRPGPSLYGTLALRPLPRRIAVGDAVPVEVIETGPSLPGRLLWLASRLTIRPVLAVGSRVPHVRWPFGLIDFACRLLLPTPGTVRTTVDLPHATAQLVRAPGVLPADGKRRVVLYLHGGAFLTCGVNSHSRVVNAISRYADSPILVVNYRLMPRHSVGMALDDCHDAYRWLRLRGYQPDRIVLAGDSAGGYLALALAQRLQEVGEKPAAMVAISPLLQLAKEPKQAHPNIKTDAMFASRTFDALVALVASAAAKHAVNGKPEELYEPLDELKPGLPRTLIHVSGSEVLLHDARLAARRLAAVGVPTEVRIWPGQIHDFQLAAPVIPEATRSLRQIGEYIREATD is encoded by the coding sequence ATGACCGCACCGAGCATGGTGTCCGGATCGCCCCGCGGTAGCCGACCCGGCCCCTCTCTGTACGGAACGCTCGCGCTCCGCCCGCTCCCGCGCCGAATTGCCGTCGGCGACGCCGTTCCCGTCGAGGTCATCGAGACCGGCCCCAGCTTGCCGGGTCGGCTGCTGTGGCTGGCGTCGCGGCTGACGATCCGCCCCGTGTTGGCGGTCGGCAGCCGGGTGCCGCATGTGCGGTGGCCGTTCGGTCTGATCGACTTCGCGTGCCGGCTCTTGCTGCCGACGCCCGGCACGGTCCGCACCACAGTCGATTTGCCGCACGCCACAGCGCAACTGGTGCGTGCACCCGGGGTGCTGCCAGCAGACGGCAAGCGGCGGGTGGTGCTCTATCTGCACGGCGGCGCCTTCTTGACATGCGGGGTCAACTCGCACAGCAGGGTGGTCAACGCGATCTCGCGATACGCAGATTCGCCCATCCTGGTGGTCAACTACCGGCTGATGCCCAGGCACTCCGTCGGAATGGCCCTCGACGACTGCCACGACGCTTACCGTTGGCTGCGGCTGCGCGGGTATCAGCCCGACCGGATCGTGTTGGCGGGCGATTCCGCGGGCGGCTATCTGGCGCTGGCCCTTGCGCAGCGGCTGCAGGAGGTCGGCGAAAAACCCGCGGCCATGGTCGCGATCTCGCCACTGCTGCAGCTGGCCAAAGAACCCAAACAGGCACATCCCAATATCAAGACCGACGCCATGTTCGCGTCGCGGACGTTTGACGCGCTGGTCGCGCTGGTGGCCAGCGCCGCTGCTAAGCACGCCGTCAATGGCAAGCCCGAAGAACTCTACGAGCCGCTCGACGAACTCAAACCCGGACTGCCGCGCACATTGATCCACGTGTCGGGCTCCGAAGTGTTATTGCACGACGCCCGATTAGCGGCTCGACGGTTGGCTGCCGTGGGTGTGCCGACCGAGGTGCGGATCTGGCCCGGCCAGATTCACGACTTCCAGCTCGCCGCCCCGGTGATACCCGAGGCGACGCGCTCCTTGCGCCAGATCGGCGAATACATCCGCGAAGCCACCGACTAA
- a CDS encoding cystathionine beta-synthase: protein MRIARHISELIGNTPLVRLNSVVPAGAATVVAKVEYLNPGGSAKDRIAIKMIDAAEASGQLKPGGTIVEPTSGNTGVALAMVAQQRGYKCVFVCPDKVSEDKQNVLRAYGAEVVVCPTAVPPDHPDSYYSVSDRLVTEIDGAWKPDQYANPDGPASHYETTGPEIWADTDGRVTHFVAGIGTGGTITGAGRYLKEVSGGTVRVIGADPEGSVYSGGTGRPYLVEGVGEDFWPAAYDPSVPDEVIAVSDADSFEMTRRLAREEAMLVGGSCGMAVVAALKVAEDAGPDALIVVLLPDGGRGYMSKIFNDAWMSSYGFLRSRLDGSMEQPTVGDVLRGKSGALPDLVHTHPSETVRDAIGILREYGVSQMPVVGAEPPVMAGEVAGSVSERELLSAVFEGRAKLADAVGLHMSPPLPMIGAGELISAAAKALRDADALMVVEEGKPVGVITRHDLLGFLSEGPRRR from the coding sequence ATGCGGATCGCCCGGCACATCAGTGAGCTCATCGGCAACACACCACTGGTTCGGCTGAATTCCGTCGTGCCGGCTGGGGCCGCAACCGTAGTCGCCAAGGTCGAGTACCTCAACCCCGGGGGGAGTGCCAAGGACCGGATCGCGATCAAGATGATCGACGCCGCCGAGGCCAGCGGTCAACTCAAACCGGGTGGCACCATCGTCGAACCGACCTCGGGCAACACCGGTGTCGCGCTGGCCATGGTGGCCCAGCAGCGGGGATACAAGTGCGTGTTTGTCTGCCCCGACAAGGTCAGTGAGGACAAGCAGAACGTGCTGCGGGCCTACGGCGCCGAAGTCGTGGTGTGTCCGACGGCGGTGCCGCCCGACCACCCGGACAGCTACTACAGCGTGTCCGACCGGCTGGTCACCGAGATCGACGGCGCCTGGAAGCCGGACCAATACGCAAATCCCGACGGGCCGGCCAGCCATTACGAGACGACCGGACCGGAAATCTGGGCCGACACCGACGGCAGGGTCACGCATTTCGTGGCTGGCATCGGAACGGGTGGGACGATCACCGGTGCGGGGCGCTACCTCAAAGAGGTGTCCGGGGGAACAGTGCGAGTGATCGGCGCCGACCCGGAGGGGTCGGTGTACTCCGGCGGGACCGGACGGCCGTATCTGGTCGAGGGCGTCGGCGAGGATTTCTGGCCGGCGGCCTACGACCCGTCCGTGCCCGACGAGGTGATCGCGGTGTCCGACGCGGATTCGTTCGAGATGACCCGGCGGCTGGCCCGCGAAGAAGCCATGCTGGTCGGCGGGTCGTGCGGGATGGCGGTGGTGGCTGCGCTCAAAGTCGCTGAAGATGCCGGACCGGACGCGCTGATCGTCGTGCTGCTGCCCGACGGCGGCCGCGGTTATATGTCGAAGATCTTCAACGACGCGTGGATGTCGTCGTATGGCTTTTTGCGCAGCCGCCTCGACGGCTCGATGGAACAACCCACCGTCGGCGACGTGCTGCGCGGAAAATCCGGCGCACTGCCCGACCTGGTGCACACCCATCCGTCCGAGACCGTCCGCGACGCCATCGGCATCTTGCGCGAGTACGGGGTTTCCCAGATGCCCGTCGTCGGCGCCGAGCCGCCGGTGATGGCCGGCGAGGTAGCCGGCAGCGTGTCCGAACGGGAACTGTTATCAGCCGTTTTCGAAGGCCGCGCCAAGCTGGCGGACGCGGTTGGCCTGCATATGAGCCCGCCCCTGCCGATGATCGGCGCCGGTGAGCTGATCAGCGCGGCAGCCAAGGCGCTGCGCGACGCCGATGCGCTGATGGTCGTGGAAGAAGGCAAACCGGTCGGGGTGATCACCCGCCATGATTTGCTGGGCTTTCTGTCCGAGGGTCCACGGCGCAGGTAG